Part of the Salarias fasciatus chromosome 23 unlocalized genomic scaffold, fSalaFa1.1 super_scaffold_20, whole genome shotgun sequence genome, TGTCTCCTCCGCGCGCAGCTCTCCCGGTAATACCGTCAAAAAGCCCGCACGCGACTCTTCACTCACCGGGCGACCGTCAATGTGAGTTCCCGTCAGCACTTACATCCGGTTGggatttcagaataaaagtgcTTCAGTCTCACTTTGAAGCCgtctttgtttcttcttcttctttttaaaaaaatgtaatcccaTATTTCACTGTACAGAAAAAAccgaacaaaaagaaaaaaaacttcattctTCGAaggtcttttattttttaagaaaataaagattACAACCTTTTGCTCTTCTTTTGTAGGATCTGAAGCGAACTTCCGCCGGGtgtcgctgtccatggtgctgaattcAGCAAACGCACGAGCATGAAATctgttctgaaaacaaaataaatgcaacttTCTCAAAGGTCCATGTCTTCCTGAAACCAAAAGCGATATTTGAGGATTTTACTGGCGCCAcgcggcttttttttttaaagctctgaaGTCGCGCGAGGACTTCAGCGACCCGACTgtcacacgcgcacacgcacaccatAATGATGCTcacaggagggagaggggaaaaaatagaAACCGGCCTGAGGATATATgtctcctcgtgtgtgtgtgtgtgtgtgtgtgtgtgtgtgtgtgtgtgtgtgtgtgtgtaaggtcaACATTTCCTTCAGTCTGTGTTCGTGGCTTTGGGGCATTTTAAATGTCACAGGTTTCCTTATTAAAGCTGCTCCGTGGCTCCAGGTCTGCTCCAGACTGCGGCCTCTCACATCCGGCCTGGATCTGATTTCTGAAAGTCACCTCTTCACCCTGAGACAGTGGAGCTGATCTGCAGACAGGCGGAGATTTATTTCTGGGACGTTGTGTGCAGACATGCGGCTGTAACAAACAGACAGTCCCAGGGAGCAGCTGCGCTTTAATAACAACACGCCACATTATTAGAAATGTCTCCAAGTCGTGATTAAAGGCGCAGAGCCAGATTCTCCATGTTCAAACTACAGTGTGAAGAAGAAGCACCATAAAGCACCGAGctgtttctgctcctgcaggttATCGAGCCTGAGGCGTCTGGAGACGACAGGTGAGGGTAATTAACCTGCTGGGGGTCCGGGGggctgcagctgtttgcttcAGGAGAGCTCTGATGATAAGGCCGCTCTGCTAATGGTCCAGGAGGATGCTGATAACGGAACGTCTTCACCGGCCAGCAGGACTCAACTTTCTCTGAGGAACTTTCCTTTTCTGGTGGATGAAAGCAGGAGCAGTTTTAAAACTGGAAGAATGTGCAGCTTAATCCAATCACTCATGGCGGTGACTTGCAGGAAGAAGCTTTGCGGAGTCATGGATCCAGGAACCGGCTGCACACCGGACCGGTTTGGACCCAGCAGTCAGAGGAGGGCAGGCCTGTCTGACTGCATGTCCACACTGAGGGGATGGAAACTCCCAGCTCAAGTGTCATCAACGCTCTCAGCAGATTCTTTTGACCAGAAGGCCACAGAGAAGACCACAGCTGAGGAAGGCATGGTGCATCCTCGACCTGCGGCTGAACTGATCTACGAGACCAAAAAAAGGCCAATCAGCccttttttaatgcttttatataaaaaaatgtgtttctcacAGTGAACACGTTGGGCGTTGATGGGAAAAGAGTCTGGCTTTGACCTTTTCTACCTTCTACTGGATATTAGAACTGGGATGAAAAATCTTTATTCTCTAAAAActtcagttgatgttatttCAATCTCTTATTTTACCACAGCTATTTTTCTATCAGCATAGCattatggttttattttttcatttaaaaaatgtcatgGCTTACAGGCTCCAGTTTTTGCTCTTTAGAGTATTTACAAATggtgattttttaaaatatttatttaaaagtgtCTGTTATGAACCTTTTGTTCGTGTTTCTATACATTTGTTCATAAATGTTACAAATCAAGCTAACTGGATAGAGAGTTTAGGAATAATTTGTCAGAGtgatgaaaatgaacatttgtgCAGGATTAACAGGTAAATGCAGTGTAGCATGCAGGTtcggccagcaggtggcagtgttgCACTGGAgaactctttcttcttttctgttcaACGATTCGTCCAATCGAAGTTTCATTATTCTCTCCTCAGTCATCTGCAGGATTAATTTAAATGTGACACTACTAGCaaacaatgaaatatgaaaagttATTTATaatcaagaaaatgttttgattcaTTGAATATTTAGATGTTTCTTGATCGTATGGATCGTGTCATCGTTTACCATATCAGTGGGAGGATCAAAGGTCACGACAGTGACTCTGTGAGCAGAGCGCCGCCTTCGCTCTCAGATACACTGAGAAATGATTTAGAATCGTGAAAACAAAACCCCTGATTTGAACCCTCATCAGGTACTTCAGGATTgatttttcaataaatcatttaaagCTACTCGAACTGGAGCAGGGTTTTTTCAGGGTTTCTCACAGGAGTTAATTTCAACCTCTTAAAAATGTTATTGCAGGCCTTCACAAACGGTGCTGGAGAAATTCTGAGGCAACACTTGAACTGGCAGCTCTTCGTGCGTTTACCTGACCAGAGACTTTCATCTGAGAGTCAGGctgatttctgcttttctcaTTGCTGTTGGATGTTTGCCTTCATGAAACGGCAGAAGGTGAGCGCAGCGGCCTTCAGCAGAGGAACGAGTGTGAGGAGCAGACACCTCTGCAGAATCCGAGGCCTTCTGTTCGCAGGGCGTTCGTGGACGAGGAGtctcctccagagctgcagcgGCTCCTGCTCAGAAGATCCACGAcggacagggagaacatgcaaaccccacaccgAGACTCGGCGCCTGGACCTCCACTGCTGCACGGAAAAAGAGGTTAGAAATTGTAGACAAGcgcataaaaatgaaaagcattttaaaagattaaaagaagGAACACTGCGCTTCGGCTTTTGTTGAAATCGCGACATTTATTAAAAGTTGACAAAACGAAGAAAAGAGATGCATTAAATAAGGTTGATTGTCGTTCCTGAACACAGCCTGAGCTTCTTCTTTGCAGACATTCGGTCGAAACAGTTTATTTTCCAGTCATCCTGCGTCTCCCTTCACATCAGAGAGACTGCGGTGGTCCCCGCTGCTAACAGCACCGtccagacggcggcggcggcgacggcggcggcggcgctgaaggCCTTGTCGTGGGCGTAGGTGATGATGTGCAGGGCGCCGCTGTAGGCCTCCTCGCAGGTGGGCTGGATCTGATCCTCTGGGAGCTCGAAGCCGAAGGTGCCGTTGTCCCTCAGCTCGAAGGTGAAGGTCATGGGGATGCCCAGCATGTGAGCCCAGTCTCTGGACGAGCCCGAGTTTGCATCTGGAGGAAGGAGACAGGACCgtcatcttcctccttctctctggctcctcctGCTGGGAGCGGCGGGACGAACACTTACATAATATATCTGGAGAACTTCCAACCCTGTATATCTTCCCGTGGACCTTCTCTATGGCGCCCGCCGCGGCCGTTCCCACCTCCATCTGGAGAAGCACACAGGGAGGAGCGGTcagctgacccctgacccctcctgACCTGAAACGCCTTCTCTCTGAGGACGCTCCACTGCAGCCTGAGAAAACGGCGGCGGTAATCCTGCTTTACATAACCCCGCCTGGCCGTGGCGCGTTCCGGCTCGGACTCTTCCTCTGCACTATCGGTGCGAGGCAGCCTCCCCCGCCGGGCGCCGTCTCCGCAGATTACAGCTCCGCGCTAATGACAGCTGTCACACCGCTTCACACACACCGGCCgagctctgctgtgtgttctgcATCCGCAGCCTTGGCCGGACCGACAAAGCCGGTGTGGGTTTTCGCTGATCTGGATCGGTCAGGACCTGGCTGTAAACACGGAGCGAAGCATCCCTGAAACCCGAGAAGCGTCGGCGCAAGTACCAGCTCGTCGTAGTTGGGGGCGGTGAAGTCGGGGTGTCCGTATGGAACCAGGAGCAGCTGGCCGTAGGAGTGGATGGTGAGGAAACACAGGAAGTCGTCCTTTCGGCTTCCCACGAAGTAGGTCAGGAACTGGGTCTCGGGCTCAGACATGGGCGCGGTGCCGCAGTGGATCTGGCTGCAGCAGTCCGAGCTCACCCCCACCGCTGGAAACGCAGCACAGACGACACGGTGGCGCTAAGCTAACGACAGGCCGTCACGTGTTTCCAGACGTAAAACGCGCCGCCGGCGACACGACACTCACTGCCCCAGTTGGCGTCGAAGTTGCGGTTGAGATCGGTGCCGTAGCACGAGCAGGGCGGCGGTCCCGGCGTCCGGTTCTTCCTCCACAGGCGGGTCTGCAGATTGAGAGTCGCCTCGTGTTGGACGCCACAAACCAATTTCAGCCGACGACTGAAGTGCAGCCCGGAGAAAGCGAGCGCCCGGTCCCGGCACTGACCGTGCTGTCCTTCCAGGAGTAGACATAGCCGTCCACGTTGAACACCGGCGTGACGTAGAAGTCCAGGTTCTTCATCATCAGCTCCATTTTAGGGTCCGTTTTGTACGCTTGCAGGATCTGGTTTGAACGAGAAATCAGAGCCGGAATCAGAGTCGACcgtcagaaaaagagaaaacactggagGGACGTTCTGGAGCGTCTGCAGGTCGCTCACCTGACGGACGAAGTACTGACAGAAGGCTGGAGCGATCCACTCCCGGGCGTGAATCCCACAGTCCATCCACACGGCTTTCTTCTTCAATCCGGTGTCCAGGCCGATCTGGGGAACAGGTGGAAACACATGAGACATgcagcagtggcggcggcggcggcggcggccctctGCCCTGTGCTCCTTCGTCACCTTCAGTAAGCTGATGGTCCTGTTCTCATGAGTCCTGCCGTAGTCCACCACGGTCACCAGGTCGGGGTGATCCTCCACCATCAGCCTCATCCAGGCAGTGATCTGGACACAGACGGGTCAGTAACGGAGCATAACTGGCTTCATGGCTGCTGTGAGTCAGACGTCCTCACCTCTGGCATGGGGTGATATCTGAAGTAGTCATGCTCCACTCTGCGGCACACACAACACCAGAGACACGTTAAAGTCCGGACCGTTAGAAAGGTTTTACCTCGCCAAGCAGCAAACTGCAGCTTCAGCGGATTCAGACCGACGCCTGCGAATGACCTTTACGTTATTGAGACATCACAGATGATAGGTTTTGATAAGATCACgataaaaaaaattgcataatCAGCGTGACTGCTTTGGAAATGCGCCAAGTCAGCTGAacaaaacagagtgaaaacCGGTTCGATAaatcaatgaagaaaaaaactctttcaGAACAGATCAGTCTGTTCAGGAGACACAAAGTTCACTTTACAACgaggaaacaggagaaatgGATACAAGTAAAACTAAGGAACAGATTGTCCTCTGACTTGAAAAAGActaaaaggaataaaaaaagagcTGAGTGTACAGATGAAGACCTCAGAATGAGTCTATTTCAAACAAGCATGAAGAAGAATCTTTTTTAGTTCAATCTTCCAGACATACAGACCTGAAGTATCAGAAATCCTGCCTGTAACTGTGTAAATACTCAAACTCCTGCGTTCCCATTGGTAGGTTTTCCACTGATTCCCTGAGTGGAGAGAAGATCTGGATTCCCAGGCCCTGCTGCTCGTCTCAGTTTGAAATGTAGAGAAATCCAGAATGAAATCATCAGTTCTGCACAGCGGATCGATGGCTCACCTGTCcaccgctgctgctccggctgaggccagcagcagcagaaggccCAGTCCCAGGGTCTCCATGGTCATTCTGACCGGCCGgactgtgagagtgtgtgtgtgtgtgtgtgagtgtctgatCTGCTCCAGACTGTCTGAGGAGCTCCGGATCAGGGAACACCTTCACCCGACCCTCCCGTTATCGCTCTGTGAGTTTATGTTTAATCTGAGTAACTCGcagagtgaggaaaaaaaaaaggtgacgGCGACAATCTGGATACCAAAACGTGATTTTGATCCCTAACATCTCAGATAAGCAAGGATGTTTTTCAAAGAGGTCGACAAGAACGAGATAAAGACGATAAAGATAACGCGGACAATGTCCAGGAGGGCTGCGGGTttgactggaggaggagatcaaAGTGCCTGATCATAAacgccactgctgctgctgcatgtgcaGAGCTGAGGACTTCATGTCAGCCGTTTCCTCGGAAGACCTTTGTCCATCCTGAGGCCcgcaaacaaaaacacacagctcttCAGCAAGCTGCGACATTCAGCTGCTGTGATGATCTCTTCCGTTTCTGTTTCATGATTTGTAGTTTCTGCATGGTTATGGTTGTTTTGTGAACTTTTCCCACTGGGTGTGAGAGTCTGGCTGCTCTGCGTCTCCTGATGCTGCTTCTGCTCCTCATCTTTGGTTTCTTATGTCTTGTTTCAGTGACTTTGCAGCACATTGCTGcgtcttttttccctctttgtggctgtttgtgtttgtgatgtgtCGAAGAGCGGTCATTTTCTGTGTCTGCAGCCATTTCTTCCCTCTGTATTTCTTTGCTTTACTTCTTTTCTGAAAGAAATAtgaggtttttctttcctccacgGAGAACTTTGCTGAATAATATTGATCAGAAGGAGGAACCCTGTTTTGAATTTTCCAGTTGAGGCCGATCCTTCATTGAGCATTTCTGGgtcatttaaatgtttccaACAAAGtaattgaacattttcatgtaaaaccAAAGCGGAGCCTTTCTATTAATGAATCTTTAATGTTTAATCTGTATGGTAATGCAGCGCCGCGGTGACTGGAGATCATTAAACACTGAACTCAGCCCGCACATTTTAGCACATTTGTATTTCCAGATGGTGATTTAGCTGAAAAGTTTGGCTCCGTGGTGACAAACGACAGTGTTTTCCTTCTAAATGCAGGCTTAGTTTTACAAATAAATTACCTGTTTGAATGCAAAATGAAGTGTGAGGCGACTGGAGCAGGTCGGcgtgaccagcaggggtcagtgTGGAGCTGCATCAATGAAACCGAACACGATTGAGGGAGAAGAAGAGGCTGTTGAGGTTCAAAAGATGTCTGCCTCCTCCaagtgcctcctcctcctcctcctcctcctcctcctcctcctcctggggcCAGGTTCTCTTCTTCAGAAAGCTGATgttacctctctctctctctctctctctctctctctctctctctgggtgtCTGCTCTGGGTTTCATCCTCGTCCAGTGAGATTAATTAGTTCTGTGTCGTCGTCTTTTCTTGTGCTTTGACGGTGAGACTCCTGCACGTTGAGTTGGCCTCAGCAGAGCCGACTCTTTGTTCCCGCTCCTCTTTGCTGACATGTGCAGGGTGTCAGTTCGAGAGCGGCTCCTTAGACAGAAGACCTGCCTGGGCtccactgctctcagtgtgtgtgtgtgtgtgtgtgtcccagatAGACGGTCTCAGCACACATCGCAGCTCCTTTCTTCAAAATGATGGATGAAAGAGCTAATGCTTTGAGATGAGCGAGGCGGGCCGGCCGCTCGCTCTGGCGGCTCTGGGAATCGTCTCGCTATATGTGAAAacgcataaacacacatccaatcgcttcctgctgtgtttcacgGCTTGCAGATGAAAATCGGGGTGGCTCCTTGGGTTCAGTTAACACGGAGAAGGCCAAGTCTGGAGAGATTGACACGATTTCAGCTCTCACTCCTGAGAGGCCACGtggcttttctgttttgagCTGAAGCGTTGATTCCAGGCTTGGTTTCTGAAGAGATGTGCACCTCAGCAGCGTCTTCAGGCCACTGATGGGTATCTATGATGGCTGAACGGGCAGGAATTCAACCTAATCGAAGCAGAAAATGAGAAATTCAAGAGAAATTCAAGCCACAACAGTGAAGACTCCCATcgtgatgcgttcaggtacAGCGACGAGTGCTGGAGCTCTGGCACTTAAAGTTGGAGTAATGGAGTTTTTCAAATAAAGATAGATGAGCGTATCGACTGACAGAACTGAAAAcctcaacaaaacaacaacaggaaaatATGACAATTCCTGCAGTCACCCTCATTAAAGAgtaaaaaatgtctgtttgttAAAAACCTGCTGGAGGCAACAAAAGAAACGAAGGTCAAACACTGAAACCTTCCGTCTGAACACACCTGAGGCGAAGCACACCTGCTTGGCGCTGATGTTGCTCTTTTATTTAGtggtttttactgtatttactgCCTTCACATTGTTAAGAGACGACTTGTGGGAAAGGAAAGAACTGGACTGGAGTGGATTTGCCTCATCAGACATGCCGGCCATGATCTGTGTGAAGACCTTGATCCGAGTGGAAAtcgatgtgcagcagctgccaAACTCTCCACGCTGAAGGtttgagaggaagaggaagaggcagagactTCTGGCACCGCTTTAACAAGCCGCTCTCTTCCAAACCGTGGTGGAAAAACAACGCCAGCGCTCACAGACACAGCGCTCCCACACAGAGGAGCGATATCAAAGCAATAAAAAGACTTGTAAAAGCATCAGCAGGACCGGTGCAGCGCCCAGCTCAcaaatcacaaacacaaatagTGCAGCCTTCCTCCCCCACAGTGCAAAcccgtcccccctcctcctcctcactcctcacgGCAGGCTGGAGTCAGATGATTCCCCACAAAGAaagccatcacacacacatcaagagtcccaccagcctccacccaacTCCTACGGGAACCGCGGGATTTTCACTCTTGTTTGACAGGCTGCGAGaaataagagggaaaaaaaatccctcagaAACTCATTTAGAAGAGAGTAAACAGGACGGAGTGGGATTCTGAACATGTGGAGCTTTTCTatcagctgctcctgcctcACCGAGGAGGCTGAGATTCAGctccacaccccccccccgcaTGGTGCTCTGGTCcgctgatcagctccatcagaggTCAACCCATTActgagaacaggaaggaaaaaaaaccctaccACGTCTCACAAGCTAATAACAGAGTAAGAACCTGACAGCCAGATCCGTCCTGGCCCGTTTCTATTAGGTGGATCATTTCTGGCCATTTCAGAGCAGAAAGGCACAAATTACAGCTTGAGGGGAGGAAAAGGCTTTCTAGCAAATAATATTCTTCATTACCTGAAAATAAGGGTTTTATCCATCTGTGATCTGAAATCTCAGTCTTCATATCGTCAGAATAAACTCAGATTTTTACCCCCAAAAAACTGAAGACTGTTGAGACACAGTTAGTTTACCGCACCTGTTAACCCACAGGGCAGAGCGCCCCCTCTCGGCGGTTACACACAGCAGCCGAAACAGAGAAACCAGGCGCGAA contains:
- the LOC115383709 gene encoding carboxypeptidase O-like; translation: MPEITAWMRLMVEDHPDLVTVVDYGRTHENRTISLLKIGLDTGLKKKAVWMDCGIHAREWIAPAFCQYFVRQILQAYKTDPKMELMMKNLDFYVTPVFNVDGYVYSWKDSTTRLWRKNRTPGPPPCSCYGTDLNRNFDANWGTVGVSSDCCSQIHCGTAPMSEPETQFLTYFVGSRKDDFLCFLTIHSYGQLLLVPYGHPDFTAPNYDELMEVGTAAAGAIEKVHGKIYRVGSSPDILYANSGSSRDWAHMLGIPMTFTFELRDNGTFGFELPEDQIQPTCEEAYSGALHIITYAHDKAFSAAAAVAAAAVWTVLLAAGTTAVSLM